The Claveliimonas bilis genome window below encodes:
- a CDS encoding aldo/keto reductase, giving the protein MKCYEVCVRHNKPVIVMEPVKGGNLVNLPKEAGRVLDDLKGGSHASYAIRFAAGFDGIMMVLSGMGTMEQLEDNISYMKDFQPLDERELAAVQKVQEIFRRMNLIPCTACRYCISGCPMGIPIPEMFAAMNTQKIYQDWNSSWYYEIHTKDRAKASDCIKCGKCEEVCPQHLKIRELLEMVSDQFENRQ; this is encoded by the coding sequence ATGAAGTGCTATGAGGTCTGTGTCCGCCATAATAAGCCGGTCATTGTTATGGAGCCGGTCAAAGGCGGTAACCTGGTTAACCTGCCGAAGGAAGCGGGGAGAGTTCTGGATGATCTGAAGGGAGGGTCCCACGCCAGCTATGCGATCCGGTTCGCAGCCGGCTTTGACGGGATCATGATGGTGTTATCCGGTATGGGTACAATGGAACAGCTTGAGGATAATATCAGCTATATGAAAGATTTTCAGCCCCTCGATGAAAGGGAACTGGCTGCAGTTCAAAAAGTTCAGGAAATTTTCCGCAGAATGAATCTGATTCCCTGTACAGCCTGCCGCTACTGTATTTCCGGATGTCCGATGGGAATCCCGATCCCGGAGATGTTTGCTGCAATGAACACGCAGAAAATTTATCAGGATTGGAACAGCAGTTGGTATTATGAAATACATACAAAGGACAGGGCAAAAGCTTCCGACTGTATTAAATGCGGAAAATGTGAGGAGGTCTGTCCGCAGCATTTGAAGATCAGAGAGCTGCTGGAGATGGTATCTGACCAATTTGAGAACAGACAGTAA
- a CDS encoding NUDIX domain-containing protein, whose protein sequence is MNYCEECGGRLTMKECGTDGMIPYCDACQTFRFPMFNSAISAIIFNPDKTKILLIQQYGKKDNILVAGYISKGENAKQALLREIEEEVNLKISSYIYNDNEYFEKTNTLIHNYAVTAESEDFSLTDEVDRAQWFAVEEVLEAVKPDSLAKSFVERYLKKIGKGKTDERKTGQEEVRKILEEAVHKLYEKDRYLILDRPETEEEGRHVAERSIVFRFGHYLQEILERSQILTDLSVDCEYNRRGYEPKMLSRIGSSVSPDLIVHHRGDHSNNFLVMEFKTWWNRDQKYDEAKIDGFMDPDGGYAYQYGIALCIEKEEKDTLRQIRENLLYRGKSFV, encoded by the coding sequence TTGAACTACTGTGAGGAATGCGGAGGAAGACTGACTATGAAGGAATGCGGGACAGATGGAATGATTCCATACTGTGACGCGTGTCAAACATTCAGGTTTCCTATGTTTAACAGCGCCATATCGGCGATTATATTTAACCCGGATAAAACGAAGATTCTTCTGATTCAGCAGTATGGAAAAAAAGATAATATTCTGGTTGCCGGGTATATCAGCAAAGGAGAAAATGCAAAGCAGGCGCTGCTTCGGGAGATAGAAGAAGAGGTCAATCTTAAAATTTCCAGTTATATCTATAATGATAATGAATATTTTGAAAAGACCAATACATTAATACATAATTATGCAGTGACAGCAGAAAGTGAAGATTTTTCTCTGACGGATGAAGTGGATCGGGCACAGTGGTTTGCGGTAGAAGAAGTATTGGAAGCAGTGAAGCCGGATTCTCTTGCGAAATCCTTTGTCGAAAGATATCTTAAGAAGATCGGAAAGGGAAAGACGGATGAGCGAAAGACCGGGCAGGAAGAAGTCCGTAAGATCCTGGAAGAGGCTGTGCATAAGCTGTATGAAAAGGACCGATATTTGATACTTGACAGACCGGAAACAGAGGAAGAAGGACGTCATGTGGCAGAGAGGAGTATTGTTTTTCGTTTTGGACATTATCTTCAGGAGATTCTGGAGCGCAGTCAGATTCTGACGGATTTATCTGTGGACTGTGAATACAACCGAAGAGGATATGAGCCCAAAATGCTTTCACGGATCGGAAGCAGTGTAAGTCCGGATCTGATCGTCCATCACAGAGGGGATCACAGCAATAATTTTCTTGTGATGGAATTTAAAACATGGTGGAATAGAGATCAGAAGTATGATGAGGCTAAAATAGATGGATTTATGGATCCGGATGGCGGATATGCCTATCAATACGGAATTGCGCTCTGTATCGAAAAGGAGGAAAAAGATACTCTAAGGCAGATCCGGGAAAACCTTTTGTACAGGGGAAAAAGTTTTGTATAG
- a CDS encoding M18 family aminopeptidase has protein sequence MNNKKNTIEQLFSFIKKSPTSYHAAQTTKEMLEANGFQMLQENTPWTLTPGGRYFVTRNLSSVIAFCLPQNDPGNFHITASHSDSPSFKIKENPELPSGDMYVRLNVEKYGGMLMAPWMDRPLSVAGRVLICNENTIVTKLVNIDRDLLLIPNLAIHMNRDANNGLRYDPQKDMLPLYGDLSDKNTFFQQIAEATGVDPEQIIGHDLFLYSRTPGTIWGADRQFISCGRLDDLQCAYASLMGLLSADVHSGIAVHCMLDNEEVGSSTKQGAASSFLKDTLTRICICLGKTQQDYYAMLASSFMLSADNAHAVHPNLPEKADPTNRPAMNQGIVIKYNANQKYTTDGVSAAVFKSICQIADVPYQTFLNRSDMAGGSTLGNISNTQVALNTVDIGLSQLSMHSPYETAGAKDTDYLIRAVRTFYESSICCLEDGRYTVEAGAWKS, from the coding sequence ATGAATAATAAAAAGAATACAATCGAACAGTTATTTTCATTTATAAAAAAGAGTCCTACCAGCTACCACGCTGCCCAGACAACAAAAGAAATGCTTGAGGCTAATGGTTTTCAGATGCTTCAGGAAAATACGCCCTGGACTCTCACGCCCGGCGGACGCTATTTCGTAACCCGCAATCTTTCCTCTGTCATTGCCTTTTGCCTGCCTCAAAATGATCCTGGCAATTTTCATATTACGGCAAGTCACAGTGACTCTCCCTCCTTCAAGATTAAGGAGAATCCTGAACTGCCTTCCGGCGACATGTATGTACGGCTGAATGTGGAAAAATACGGCGGCATGCTGATGGCTCCCTGGATGGACCGTCCCCTTTCCGTAGCAGGGCGCGTCCTTATTTGCAACGAGAATACTATTGTCACCAAATTAGTTAACATTGACCGGGATCTCCTTCTGATCCCCAATCTTGCCATACATATGAACCGGGATGCCAATAATGGTCTCCGCTATGATCCGCAGAAAGATATGCTTCCTCTATACGGTGATCTTTCTGATAAAAATACCTTCTTTCAACAGATCGCTGAAGCAACCGGCGTCGATCCGGAACAGATCATCGGACATGATCTCTTCCTTTACAGCCGTACCCCGGGCACCATCTGGGGAGCTGACCGCCAATTTATTTCCTGCGGAAGGCTGGATGATCTGCAGTGCGCCTATGCTTCTCTTATGGGGCTATTGTCTGCTGATGTTCATTCCGGTATCGCCGTCCATTGTATGTTGGATAATGAGGAAGTAGGAAGCAGCACAAAGCAGGGCGCCGCCTCTTCCTTTTTAAAGGATACCCTGACACGGATCTGTATTTGCCTTGGGAAAACGCAGCAGGACTATTACGCTATGCTGGCATCCAGCTTTATGCTCTCGGCTGACAATGCACACGCTGTTCATCCAAATCTGCCTGAAAAGGCGGATCCCACTAACCGTCCTGCCATGAATCAGGGAATTGTCATCAAATACAACGCAAATCAAAAATATACGACAGACGGGGTTTCCGCTGCCGTCTTTAAATCAATCTGTCAGATTGCAGATGTACCATATCAGACCTTCCTGAATCGTTCAGATATGGCAGGCGGTTCCACACTCGGCAATATCTCCAATACACAGGTTGCCTTAAATACTGTGGACATCGGCCTTTCACAGTTATCTATGCACTCTCCATATGAGACAGCGGGAGCGAAAGACACTGACTATCTGATCCGTGCTGTCCGAACCTTTTATGAAAGTTCTATCTGCTGTCTGGAGGACGGGCGCTATACTGTGGAGGCAGGCGCCTGGAAATCATAA
- a CDS encoding HAD family hydrolase, whose product MEHTQKITTVLFDLDGTLLPMELELFMKDYFQRLSQKMNLCGYDGNAVLDNIGKGIHAIHTNKSSRLNEEIFWESLSTAYKKEESSKLKDIFEEFYRVEFQAVQNVCGFTPDAKKAVHFCHEHGLDTILATTPLFPAIATCSRVRWAGLDPSDFSYITTYENSSRCKPSPEYYQEILTKRHLKPEECLMVGNDVSEDMPAATLGIQVFLLTDCLINTKNADISSYPQGDYSSLLQFIRRFLSHE is encoded by the coding sequence TTGGAACACACACAGAAAATAACCACTGTTTTATTCGATTTAGACGGGACATTGCTTCCTATGGAGCTGGAACTTTTTATGAAAGACTATTTCCAGAGACTATCCCAAAAAATGAATCTTTGCGGATATGATGGAAATGCCGTTTTAGACAATATAGGAAAGGGGATACACGCCATTCATACAAATAAGAGTTCCCGCCTTAATGAAGAAATCTTTTGGGAGTCTCTTAGCACTGCCTATAAAAAGGAAGAATCTTCAAAACTCAAAGACATTTTCGAAGAATTCTACCGCGTGGAATTTCAAGCAGTGCAAAATGTCTGCGGTTTCACTCCTGATGCCAAAAAAGCTGTTCACTTCTGCCACGAACATGGACTTGACACCATCCTTGCCACCACTCCTCTGTTCCCGGCTATTGCAACTTGCAGCCGTGTGCGCTGGGCGGGCCTTGATCCCTCAGATTTCTCTTATATTACAACTTATGAAAATTCTTCCCGCTGCAAGCCCTCCCCGGAATACTACCAGGAGATTCTGACCAAGCGCCATCTGAAACCGGAAGAATGCCTCATGGTTGGAAATGACGTAAGCGAAGATATGCCGGCAGCAACGCTGGGGATCCAAGTCTTTCTGCTCACTGACTGCCTGATCAATACAAAAAATGCAGATATCAGCAGCTATCCCCAGGGGGATTATTCTTCCCTGCTTCAGTTTATCAGGAGGTTTCTATCACATGAATAA
- a CDS encoding alpha/beta hydrolase: MKNYGGDKENIHVCGDSSGGNFAAAVAAMSADRNGPGIQSQNLVYPLVKNWEEEKKDPLASPLLKEDIGRMPRTCIIAAECDPLVDQGLMYAAKLQDAGVEVEYHMMKGMIHGFLNWTYRSSFEAMDRIIENVNR; this comes from the coding sequence GTGAAGAATTATGGAGGAGACAAAGAAAATATTCATGTCTGCGGAGACAGCTCGGGCGGCAATTTTGCGGCAGCTGTGGCAGCTATGTCGGCAGACAGAAACGGACCAGGTATACAGAGCCAAAATCTTGTATATCCTCTGGTGAAAAATTGGGAAGAGGAAAAGAAAGATCCTCTGGCATCTCCGCTTTTGAAAGAAGATATCGGCAGAATGCCTCGCACTTGTATCATTGCAGCGGAGTGTGATCCTCTTGTGGATCAGGGTCTTATGTATGCAGCAAAATTGCAGGATGCAGGTGTAGAGGTGGAATATCATATGATGAAAGGAATGATACATGGATTTTTAAACTGGACTTACAGAAGCAGTTTTGAGGCCATGGATCGGATTATTGAAAACGTGAACAGATAA
- a CDS encoding ABC transporter ATP-binding protein/permease — MLKIQHIRKEYRTGNLVQKALDDVSLNLRDNEFVAILGPSGSGKTTLLNIIGGLDRYDSGDLIINGISTKKYKDKDWDSYRNHTIGFVFQSYNLIPHQSVLSNVELALTISGVGPAERKERARKALEQVGLGEQLHKKPSQMSGGQMQRVAIARALVNDPDILLADEPTGALDSETSIQVMELLQEVAKDRLVVMVTHNPELADEYATRIVKLKDGQIRADSDPFEPETEPEEPRHENMGKASMSFLTALSLSFNNLKTKKARTILTAFAGSIGIIGIALILSLSNGVNDYIQSVEEETLSEYPLQILSTGLDLSSMVEDGSGGADSSGQTEEKAGDIEVIDVLTNMFSTMDTNDLQSLKTYLDSGESNIDQYVNAIEYSYNTTPQIYRQDGEDIRQVNPDQSFASLGLGSSSASNSMMSSMMSTDVFYEMPEDTDLYEPQYEVKAGRWPERYDECVLVLTSGGGISDFMLYSMGLRDSMELDEMIRQFANEEDVETPSDMGSYTYEDILGVTFKLVNSSDYYEYDSQYKVWRDKTDNEEYMKNLVDKGEDLKIVGVVQPAEDAKGTLLMTGIGYMPDLTKHVAQKAEDSEIVKNQLSNKNINVFTNEPFGEESGEDQFDMDSLVSVNADVLQDAFAFNEDAFSEGLQGAFDLSEMPAGSSLDLSNMIDLKNIKLDMPDAPQLGLDELMGSIKLDMSAEELGQIVTGLLSGYQEYAASHPEADYSTLGEDFLAYLNTSEAQEILIRNIQDIIQTNGNITAVPDQIRSMFQEILQGYQSYAEAQGYTDPDKFDEYLLEYLGTSEAQSILSKWGSEIFKISGDISITSDQIAKLAEELGNGYQTYAAANGLADPSKMGEHFMAYLGTDGAQNQLTEAILSMVDADRLEQQISGSLEAYMQQAMASYGGTVAQSLQTQIGSAMEQIMAQISTGMTDAMSQAAARIGTNIQNALTIDADAFANAFTMNMSGQEFAELMMSMSSAESASYEGNLRDLGYVDFNVPSQIDIYPKDFESKGGVVKILDHYNADMEKEGKEEQVITYTDMVGALMSSVTDIIDIISYVLIAFVAISLVVSSIMIGVITYISVLERRKEIGILRAIGASKGNISQVFNAETFIIGLCAGVLGIVITLLLLIPGNALIHYLAGTTDVSAVLPVGAAFILITLSVVLTLLGGLIPSKKAAKSDPVAALRAE, encoded by the coding sequence ATGCTTAAAATTCAACATATCCGTAAAGAATACAGAACCGGGAATCTGGTTCAGAAAGCCCTGGACGATGTCAGCCTGAATTTGAGAGATAATGAATTTGTGGCGATTTTAGGACCAAGCGGATCGGGGAAAACAACACTTCTTAATATTATCGGCGGGCTGGACCGCTATGACAGCGGCGACCTGATCATTAACGGCATTTCCACAAAAAAATATAAAGATAAAGACTGGGATTCCTACCGGAATCATACGATTGGATTTGTATTTCAGAGTTATAATCTTATTCCTCACCAGAGCGTACTTTCCAATGTGGAGCTGGCATTGACAATTTCAGGAGTAGGTCCCGCAGAGCGAAAAGAAAGAGCAAGAAAAGCATTGGAACAGGTAGGGCTTGGAGAGCAGCTTCACAAAAAGCCCAGTCAGATGTCAGGCGGGCAGATGCAGAGGGTTGCTATTGCAAGAGCCCTGGTGAACGATCCGGATATTCTTCTGGCAGATGAACCTACAGGGGCGCTGGACAGTGAAACCAGTATTCAGGTTATGGAACTTCTCCAGGAGGTGGCAAAAGATCGACTGGTGGTTATGGTTACTCATAATCCGGAACTGGCAGATGAATATGCTACGAGAATCGTGAAATTAAAGGATGGACAGATCAGGGCGGATTCCGATCCTTTTGAGCCGGAAACGGAGCCGGAAGAACCACGGCATGAGAACATGGGAAAGGCATCCATGTCTTTTCTGACGGCTCTTTCTCTAAGTTTTAACAATCTTAAGACAAAAAAGGCCCGCACGATTCTGACGGCGTTTGCAGGCTCCATCGGAATCATTGGAATTGCTCTGATCCTGTCATTGTCAAATGGAGTGAATGATTATATCCAAAGCGTGGAAGAAGAAACCTTGTCGGAATATCCGCTTCAGATATTGAGCACAGGTTTAGATCTTAGTTCCATGGTAGAAGATGGATCCGGCGGCGCGGACAGTTCCGGACAGACAGAAGAAAAAGCCGGGGATATAGAAGTTATTGATGTGCTTACCAATATGTTTTCCACTATGGATACGAATGATCTGCAATCCCTGAAAACCTATCTGGACAGTGGGGAGAGCAATATTGACCAGTATGTAAATGCCATTGAATATTCCTACAATACAACACCTCAGATTTATCGGCAGGACGGAGAGGACATCCGGCAGGTAAATCCTGATCAATCCTTTGCTTCTCTGGGGCTGGGATCCTCATCAGCTTCAAACAGCATGATGTCTTCTATGATGAGTACAGATGTATTTTATGAAATGCCGGAGGATACAGATCTCTATGAACCACAGTATGAAGTAAAGGCTGGAAGATGGCCTGAAAGATATGATGAATGCGTGCTTGTCCTTACCTCTGGCGGCGGTATCAGTGATTTTATGCTGTATTCCATGGGTCTTAGAGATTCCATGGAGCTGGATGAGATGATCCGCCAGTTTGCCAATGAGGAGGATGTGGAGACTCCTTCAGATATGGGCTCCTATACGTATGAGGACATTCTGGGAGTGACATTTAAGTTGGTAAACAGCTCCGATTATTACGAGTATGACAGTCAGTACAAGGTATGGAGAGATAAGACAGATAACGAAGAATACATGAAAAACCTGGTAGATAAGGGTGAGGACTTAAAGATTGTAGGAGTGGTACAGCCGGCAGAGGATGCCAAAGGAACACTTCTTATGACCGGGATCGGATATATGCCGGATCTGACAAAACACGTTGCACAGAAGGCCGAGGACAGTGAGATTGTTAAGAATCAGTTAAGCAATAAAAACATTAATGTCTTTACGAATGAACCTTTCGGGGAAGAAAGCGGCGAGGATCAGTTTGATATGGATTCTCTTGTTTCGGTCAATGCAGATGTACTTCAGGATGCTTTTGCCTTCAATGAGGATGCCTTTAGCGAAGGGCTTCAGGGAGCGTTTGACCTTTCGGAAATGCCGGCGGGCAGCAGCCTGGATCTGTCAAATATGATTGATCTGAAAAATATTAAACTGGATATGCCCGATGCCCCGCAGCTTGGACTGGATGAACTGATGGGAAGTATCAAGCTGGATATGTCGGCAGAAGAGTTGGGACAGATAGTAACAGGACTGCTTTCTGGTTACCAGGAGTATGCGGCTTCGCATCCGGAGGCGGATTATTCTACTCTGGGAGAGGATTTTCTTGCCTACCTTAATACAAGTGAAGCACAGGAAATCCTGATCCGGAATATACAGGATATCATTCAGACAAATGGAAATATTACTGCAGTGCCGGATCAGATAAGAAGCATGTTTCAGGAAATTCTCCAGGGATATCAAAGTTACGCTGAAGCACAAGGGTACACAGATCCTGACAAATTTGATGAATATCTTTTAGAGTATCTTGGAACATCTGAGGCACAAAGCATTTTGTCAAAATGGGGTTCTGAAATTTTCAAGATCAGCGGAGATATCAGTATAACTTCAGATCAGATTGCAAAACTGGCAGAAGAGCTGGGGAACGGATATCAGACTTATGCGGCGGCAAACGGTCTTGCAGATCCCAGTAAGATGGGAGAACATTTTATGGCGTATCTGGGGACAGATGGGGCGCAGAACCAATTGACTGAGGCTATACTTAGTATGGTGGATGCCGATAGACTGGAGCAGCAGATTTCCGGTTCTCTTGAAGCATATATGCAGCAGGCAATGGCTTCCTATGGCGGAACCGTTGCGCAGTCTCTCCAGACACAGATCGGATCTGCTATGGAACAGATCATGGCCCAGATCAGCACCGGTATGACAGACGCTATGAGTCAGGCGGCGGCAAGAATAGGAACAAATATACAAAATGCACTTACGATTGATGCAGATGCATTTGCCAATGCGTTCACTATGAATATGAGCGGACAGGAATTTGCAGAGCTGATGATGTCCATGAGTTCTGCAGAAAGTGCTTCTTATGAAGGAAATCTTCGGGATTTGGGGTATGTGGACTTTAATGTGCCAAGCCAAATTGACATATACCCGAAAGATTTTGAGAGCAAAGGAGGAGTTGTAAAAATTCTGGATCATTATAACGCTGACATGGAGAAGGAGGGCAAAGAAGAACAGGTAATCACCTACACTGATATGGTAGGTGCATTGATGTCTTCTGTAACAGATATTATTGATATTATCAGCTATGTACTGATTGCTTTTGTAGCGATTTCGCTCGTTGTTTCATCGATAATGATCGGAGTCATTACTTACATCAGCGTGCTTGAGAGAAGAAAAGAAATCGGGATCCTGCGGGCGATCGGAGCATCAAAGGGAAATATTTCCCAAGTATTCAATGCGGAAACTTTCATTATCGGCCTTTGCGCCGGTGTATTGGGGATTGTGATCACACTCCTTTTGCTGATTCCGGGTAATGCGCTGATCCATTATCTGGCGGGGACAACGGATGTCAGCGCAGTACTTCCTGTAGGGGCGGCATTTATTTTGATCACATTGAGTGTTGTACTGACTTTGCTGGGCGGACTGATTCCGTCTAAAAAGGCTGCCAAGAGCGATCCGGTGGCGGCGCTTCGGGCAGAGTAG
- a CDS encoding acyl-CoA dehydratase activase — MLGYICKYAPIEVFLSMGTEMKRIEPSVTNFTQADMKMHPNICSFAKGVLEDVLANDYEGVILTTCCDSIRRLYDVLKAELPDKFIYILDTPRITKEAGITLYENRIRKMIQAYETFSGKTFQEEALGELLKQHKEAQSIQLKPGKKNIGIAGARANEAILHILNEKGANVAFDLTCTGLMRKYILEPGQILTGYTRGLLSQFPCMRMEAAAGRDELISRYAQSADGIIYHTVQFCDNYSYEYAWLKNVLNRPMLQLETDYTKQSYGQVLTRIEAFLESLTPTGPSKSPKRKDITETMYVMGIDSGSTSTNAVIMNENREIVASAVVRTGAKSGESAQKILNEILQKAGCSREDISWIVSTGYGRVSIPFADENVTEISCHGRGAHYFNPKVRTILDIGGQDSKAIRLNEAGEVADFVMNDKCAAGTGRFLEMIARTLEIDVDELGPIALKSTEDIEITSMCSVFAESEVISLIANNKEKSDIANGVCHAIANKSYSLLKRVGMEEEFMMTGGVAKNPGVVRAVEEKIQSRLYICPEPEIVGAAGAALYALDQILR, encoded by the coding sequence ATGTTAGGATATATCTGTAAATACGCGCCCATAGAAGTCTTTCTTTCTATGGGAACGGAAATGAAACGAATCGAACCTTCTGTCACGAATTTTACGCAGGCAGACATGAAAATGCATCCCAATATATGCAGCTTTGCAAAAGGAGTTCTGGAGGATGTCCTGGCAAATGATTATGAAGGTGTTATCCTCACCACCTGCTGCGACAGCATCCGAAGGCTCTATGATGTGCTGAAAGCCGAGCTTCCGGATAAATTCATCTATATTCTGGATACGCCACGCATCACAAAAGAAGCCGGAATCACGCTCTATGAAAACCGTATCCGCAAAATGATACAGGCCTATGAAACTTTTTCCGGCAAAACATTTCAGGAAGAGGCTCTCGGCGAGCTCCTGAAACAACACAAGGAAGCCCAGAGCATTCAGTTAAAGCCGGGCAAAAAGAATATCGGAATTGCAGGAGCGCGGGCAAACGAAGCAATCCTGCACATTTTAAATGAGAAAGGCGCCAATGTTGCTTTCGATCTTACCTGCACCGGACTGATGCGAAAATATATTCTGGAACCGGGCCAGATACTTACCGGATATACAAGAGGGCTGTTAAGCCAGTTCCCCTGTATGCGCATGGAAGCTGCTGCCGGCAGAGACGAGCTTATTTCCCGGTATGCACAAAGCGCAGATGGTATCATTTACCACACTGTCCAGTTCTGTGACAATTATTCCTATGAGTATGCCTGGCTGAAAAACGTACTGAACCGCCCCATGCTCCAATTGGAAACCGACTACACCAAACAAAGCTACGGACAGGTTCTGACAAGGATTGAGGCATTCCTGGAATCACTGACACCGACAGGACCTTCAAAATCACCGAAAAGAAAGGATATCACTGAAACTATGTATGTCATGGGAATCGACAGCGGCTCCACCTCCACCAATGCGGTAATCATGAATGAAAACCGGGAAATTGTCGCCTCGGCAGTTGTACGGACCGGGGCTAAATCAGGTGAGAGCGCGCAGAAAATATTAAATGAAATTCTGCAGAAAGCAGGATGCAGCAGGGAGGATATCTCCTGGATCGTATCCACCGGGTACGGGCGGGTGAGCATTCCCTTTGCAGATGAAAATGTAACAGAAATCAGCTGTCACGGGCGGGGCGCTCATTATTTTAATCCAAAGGTAAGGACTATCCTGGATATCGGCGGTCAGGACAGCAAGGCAATTCGTTTAAATGAAGCCGGAGAAGTTGCCGACTTTGTCATGAATGACAAGTGTGCCGCCGGAACCGGTCGTTTCCTGGAAATGATCGCCCGGACACTGGAAATCGATGTAGACGAACTTGGACCAATTGCCCTGAAATCCACAGAGGACATTGAAATCACCAGCATGTGCTCTGTATTTGCAGAGTCCGAGGTTATTTCCCTGATCGCCAATAATAAGGAAAAATCAGATATTGCCAACGGTGTCTGTCATGCTATTGCCAACAAATCCTATTCCCTCCTGAAGCGTGTCGGCATGGAAGAAGAATTTATGATGACAGGCGGCGTTGCCAAGAACCCCGGCGTTGTCAGAGCAGTAGAAGAAAAGATCCAGTCCAGGCTTTATATCTGTCCGGAGCCTGAAATTGTAGGCGCCGCCGGCGCTGCCCTTTACGCTTTGGACCAGATATTGAGGTAA
- a CDS encoding 2-hydroxyacyl-CoA dehydratase subunit D, translating to MYVVDKYIDHVKEEAINRPEKSWDKILLGFRANKWRMKLLPNRNLSRGYQKLETMMMSLVADSLSREGSYVWGNIFAPCELMQCFDLHTLSIECLSCYMSGYHLEDYFIDYAQNIGIAPTLCSYHKTFVGGVESKVVKKPEYAVTTSLSCDGNLNTFRYLEKKAHVPFTFLDVPYSDDKESIAYLADQLRAFTKVLEERTGKTFQEEKLQKILRTENETRRELKKFFEYQKNYYYPGELISHLYMMMGMHLLIGTEEFLDLIRFMNEEIQQGEPFTGKKILWIHLLPFYQESLKEYFNSNRDYQIIASDIILDFMDELDTEHPFEALAGKIIKNLYNGSYAHKAEMIGQLADRLKPDAVIHFCHWGCKQASGGSILLKEKMQKMNIPMLILDGDGIDKRNSHDGQIKTRLEAFLELIGTGEKTTC from the coding sequence ATGTATGTTGTGGATAAATATATTGATCACGTAAAAGAAGAAGCCATCAACCGCCCGGAGAAAAGCTGGGATAAGATCCTTCTCGGCTTCCGGGCAAATAAATGGCGCATGAAGCTTCTGCCTAACCGGAATCTTTCGAGAGGTTATCAGAAGCTGGAAACAATGATGATGAGCCTTGTAGCTGATTCTTTAAGCCGGGAGGGCAGCTATGTATGGGGGAATATTTTTGCTCCCTGCGAGCTGATGCAGTGCTTTGACCTTCACACCCTTTCCATTGAATGCCTCTCCTGTTATATGAGCGGTTACCATCTGGAAGACTATTTTATCGACTATGCACAGAATATCGGAATTGCCCCCACTCTATGTTCCTATCACAAAACTTTTGTAGGCGGAGTGGAAAGCAAAGTTGTAAAGAAGCCGGAATATGCTGTGACTACTTCTCTGTCCTGCGACGGCAATTTAAATACCTTCCGCTATCTGGAAAAAAAGGCCCATGTGCCTTTTACCTTTCTGGACGTCCCGTATTCTGATGACAAAGAATCCATCGCCTATCTGGCCGACCAGCTTAGAGCATTTACCAAAGTTCTGGAAGAGCGTACCGGCAAAACATTCCAGGAGGAAAAACTGCAAAAAATACTCCGTACGGAAAACGAGACGCGCCGGGAACTGAAGAAATTTTTCGAATATCAAAAGAACTATTATTATCCCGGCGAACTGATCAGCCATCTCTATATGATGATGGGAATGCATCTTCTCATCGGCACAGAGGAATTTCTTGATCTCATCCGCTTTATGAATGAAGAAATTCAGCAGGGAGAACCTTTTACCGGGAAAAAGATCCTGTGGATTCATCTCCTTCCTTTTTATCAGGAAAGTCTGAAGGAATATTTCAACAGCAACAGAGACTATCAGATCATTGCCAGTGATATCATTCTGGATTTCATGGATGAACTGGATACCGAACATCCCTTTGAGGCTCTCGCCGGAAAGATCATTAAGAATCTGTACAACGGCTCCTACGCCCACAAAGCAGAAATGATCGGCCAGCTTGCAGACCGGCTGAAACCGGATGCCGTCATCCACTTCTGCCACTGGGGATGCAAACAGGCCTCCGGCGGAAGTATCCTTCTGAAGGAAAAAATGCAGAAAATGAATATTCCTATGCTCATTCTTGACGGTGACGGAATTGACAAAAGAAACAGCCACGATGGCCAGATCAAGACCCGGCTGGAAGCATTTCTAGAATTGATCGGAACAGGAGAAAAGACCACATGTTAG